The proteins below come from a single Triticum aestivum cultivar Chinese Spring chromosome 5D, IWGSC CS RefSeq v2.1, whole genome shotgun sequence genomic window:
- the LOC123119543 gene encoding reticulon-like protein B18 isoform X2 gives MAAMAMNPTSPAPSAKLRTPPYHHPSPAAEEEPMATPPPKPAGQRSPLPSPLQLSGGYSLHELLLLSPSPTSRRTRSGRRGAAGASVDSSLEMAGTPPRRRRATPTGASPRNARRARRRLEKEAEPEEEAVRKARRRRSSRVASKVAAAVAVDKAVAAAAAAPEKEDGMSLALVPASADATHVTGTDALEQSGWESLWERVVELVMWKDVAKSALWFGLGSMFFLSCSFSREITFSPISVFCQLGVMILGLAFFKDSVPQRQPVRERNFQLTEKDVLRAAGAVLPIANSIISTAQVIFSGNPSMTLKVLPVLLFGAKYGSLVTVWRLLATGFFTSFTLPKLYICYSTQIHMIAENLIDRALEAWKSCPRKKFVAGTAVIVCWNLFSVKTRFVAAFISVVILRYNHQTAGLV, from the exons ATGGCGGCCATGGCCATGAACCCCACCTCGCCGGCCCCATCCGCGAAGCTCCGGACGCCTCCGTACCACCACCCCTCCcccgcggcggaggaggagcccatggcgacgccgccgccgaagccggCGGGCCAGAGGTCGCCCCTGCCGTCGCCGCTGCAGCTTTCCGGCGGGTACTCGCTCCACGAGCTGCTCCTCCTCTCCCCGTCGCCGACCTCCCGCCGCACCCGCTcgggccggcggggcgcggccggGGCAAGCGTGGATTCGAGCCTGGAGATGGCGGGGACGCCCCCAAGGCGGAGGCGCGCGACGCCCACGGGGGCCTCGCCGAGGaacgcgaggagggcgaggcggaggcTGGAGAAGGAGGCCGAGCCGGAGGAGGAAGCCGTCAGGAAGGCGCGCCGGAGGAGGTCCTCCAGGGTGGCGTCCAAGGTCGCCGCCGCGGTGGCTGTGGacaaggcggtggcggcggcggccgccgccccaGAGAAGGAGGACGGCATGAGCTTGGCCTTGGTTCCTGCTTCTGCCGATGCCACTCATG TTACAGGAACTGACGCTCTGGAGCAGTCCGGGTGGGAAAGTCTCTGGGAAAGGGTCGTCGAGCTAGTGATGTGGAAGGACGTGGCGAAATCAGCACTCTGGTTCGGGCTGGGATCCATGTTCTTCTTATCTTGCTCCTTTTCAAGAGAGATCACTTTCAG CCCAATTTCTGTATTTTGTCAGCTGGGCGTTATGATTTTGGGTCTAGCCTTCTTTAAGGATTCTGTGCCACAGAG GCAGCCGGTGAGGGAAAGGAACTTCCAGTTGACCGAAAAAGATGTGCTTCGTGCTGCCGGAGCTGTGCTGCCGATTGCTAACTCCATCATATCCACGGCACAAGTGATCTTCTCGGGCAACCCATCGATGACTCTCAAA GTATTGCCTGTTCTTCTGTTCGGTGCAAAATATGGTAGTCTGGTTACGGTATGGAGGCTTCTAGCCACAG GTTTCTTCACCAGTTTTACACTCCCAAAGCTTTATATCTGCTATTCAACTCAAATTCATATGATAG CTGAGAATTTGATAGACCGGGCTCTAGAAGCATGGAAGTCTTGCCCCCGCAAGAAATTCGTTGCGGGTACAGCAGTGATAGTGTGCTGGAATTTGTTTAGTGTTAAGACACGCTTCGTGGCAG CCTTCATTTCAGTAGTGATACTGCGGTACAATCATCAGACCGCAGGGCTGGTGTGA
- the LOC123119543 gene encoding reticulon-like protein B18 isoform X1 — MAAMAMNPTSPAPSAKLRTPPYHHPSPAAEEEPMATPPPKPAGQRSPLPSPLQLSGGYSLHELLLLSPSPTSRRTRSGRRGAAGASVDSSLEMAGTPPRRRRATPTGASPRNARRARRRLEKEAEPEEEAVRKARRRRSSRVASKVAAAVAVDKAVAAAAAAPEKEDGMSLALVPASADATHVTGTDALEQSGWESLWERVVELVMWKDVAKSALWFGLGSMFFLSCSFSREITFSPISVFCQLGVMILGLAFFKDSVPQSRQPVRERNFQLTEKDVLRAAGAVLPIANSIISTAQVIFSGNPSMTLKVLPVLLFGAKYGSLVTVWRLLATGFFTSFTLPKLYICYSTQIHMIAENLIDRALEAWKSCPRKKFVAGTAVIVCWNLFSVKTRFVAAFISVVILRYNHQTAGLV, encoded by the exons ATGGCGGCCATGGCCATGAACCCCACCTCGCCGGCCCCATCCGCGAAGCTCCGGACGCCTCCGTACCACCACCCCTCCcccgcggcggaggaggagcccatggcgacgccgccgccgaagccggCGGGCCAGAGGTCGCCCCTGCCGTCGCCGCTGCAGCTTTCCGGCGGGTACTCGCTCCACGAGCTGCTCCTCCTCTCCCCGTCGCCGACCTCCCGCCGCACCCGCTcgggccggcggggcgcggccggGGCAAGCGTGGATTCGAGCCTGGAGATGGCGGGGACGCCCCCAAGGCGGAGGCGCGCGACGCCCACGGGGGCCTCGCCGAGGaacgcgaggagggcgaggcggaggcTGGAGAAGGAGGCCGAGCCGGAGGAGGAAGCCGTCAGGAAGGCGCGCCGGAGGAGGTCCTCCAGGGTGGCGTCCAAGGTCGCCGCCGCGGTGGCTGTGGacaaggcggtggcggcggcggccgccgccccaGAGAAGGAGGACGGCATGAGCTTGGCCTTGGTTCCTGCTTCTGCCGATGCCACTCATG TTACAGGAACTGACGCTCTGGAGCAGTCCGGGTGGGAAAGTCTCTGGGAAAGGGTCGTCGAGCTAGTGATGTGGAAGGACGTGGCGAAATCAGCACTCTGGTTCGGGCTGGGATCCATGTTCTTCTTATCTTGCTCCTTTTCAAGAGAGATCACTTTCAG CCCAATTTCTGTATTTTGTCAGCTGGGCGTTATGATTTTGGGTCTAGCCTTCTTTAAGGATTCTGTGCCACAGAG CAGGCAGCCGGTGAGGGAAAGGAACTTCCAGTTGACCGAAAAAGATGTGCTTCGTGCTGCCGGAGCTGTGCTGCCGATTGCTAACTCCATCATATCCACGGCACAAGTGATCTTCTCGGGCAACCCATCGATGACTCTCAAA GTATTGCCTGTTCTTCTGTTCGGTGCAAAATATGGTAGTCTGGTTACGGTATGGAGGCTTCTAGCCACAG GTTTCTTCACCAGTTTTACACTCCCAAAGCTTTATATCTGCTATTCAACTCAAATTCATATGATAG CTGAGAATTTGATAGACCGGGCTCTAGAAGCATGGAAGTCTTGCCCCCGCAAGAAATTCGTTGCGGGTACAGCAGTGATAGTGTGCTGGAATTTGTTTAGTGTTAAGACACGCTTCGTGGCAG CCTTCATTTCAGTAGTGATACTGCGGTACAATCATCAGACCGCAGGGCTGGTGTGA